The following proteins come from a genomic window of Heyndrickxia acidicola:
- a CDS encoding MerR family transcriptional regulator, producing the protein MTYFKIDDVAKETGLTKRTIRYYEEIGLIQPPDRTDGGTRLYTQEEINKLKRVVVAKDVLGFSLQELQYFISLNETIEQKRNEYRASRDENKLQELRELALNVQKQVELINMKMEKMQVFKKELEDLYTRANNVLNKGSSKTESR; encoded by the coding sequence ATGACTTATTTTAAAATTGACGACGTAGCCAAGGAAACCGGGTTGACTAAGAGGACTATTCGTTATTACGAAGAAATCGGGCTCATCCAACCGCCTGACCGCACTGATGGCGGTACCAGATTATACACCCAGGAGGAAATTAACAAACTCAAAAGAGTAGTTGTCGCAAAGGATGTACTTGGTTTCTCCCTTCAGGAGCTGCAGTACTTTATTAGCCTGAATGAAACAATAGAACAAAAAAGAAATGAATATCGTGCATCTCGTGATGAAAATAAACTTCAGGAATTAAGAGAGCTTGCTTTGAACGTTCAGAAACAAGTTGAATTAATAAATATGAAAATGGAAAAAATGCAGGTTTTTAAAAAGGAGCTCGAAGACCTTTACACAAGGGCAAATAATGTCTTAAATAAAGGAAGCAGTAAGACGGAGAGCCGTTAA
- a CDS encoding D-alanine--D-alanine ligase, producing the protein MKTKLCLLYGGKSAEHQVSLQTAKAVIQALDLDKYEIHPVFITTEGKWIKGPQLSEPVQSIKELEFQDEKGKAPNDLSEFTLSKDGSYDVVFPLLHGPNGEDGTVQGLLELLNLPYVGNGVLASAAGMDKVVMKNIFAQAGLPQVKYVWSTRSEWKADQEEALSQVENEIGYPCFVKPANLGSSVGISKCTNRNELEAAFEEAFQFDRRIIIEEGVIAREIEIGVLGNDYAECSVAGEIVPKKDFYDYKAKYEDQDTALIIPAEISSEEYANLKAMAIKAYKAIDCSGLVRADFFVTRDGRALINEVNTMPGFTPYSMFPLLWKHTGVEYPELIEQLVKLALDRHQEKQNTKFTI; encoded by the coding sequence ATGAAAACCAAACTTTGTTTATTATATGGCGGGAAATCTGCTGAGCACCAAGTATCACTTCAAACAGCAAAGGCAGTAATCCAGGCATTAGATTTAGATAAATATGAAATTCATCCCGTTTTTATTACTACCGAAGGAAAATGGATTAAAGGGCCGCAATTAAGCGAACCTGTTCAATCAATAAAAGAACTGGAATTCCAAGATGAGAAAGGCAAGGCTCCCAATGACCTTTCAGAATTCACTTTAAGTAAAGATGGGAGCTATGACGTGGTATTCCCTCTTTTGCATGGACCAAATGGGGAAGATGGAACTGTTCAAGGGCTTCTTGAATTATTGAACCTTCCATATGTGGGCAATGGTGTTCTTGCTTCTGCTGCTGGTATGGATAAAGTGGTAATGAAAAATATATTCGCACAGGCTGGCCTCCCTCAGGTAAAATATGTTTGGTCAACAAGAAGTGAATGGAAGGCTGATCAGGAAGAGGCTCTAAGTCAGGTGGAAAATGAAATAGGCTATCCTTGCTTTGTTAAGCCTGCAAATTTAGGTTCTAGTGTGGGAATCAGCAAATGTACCAACCGTAATGAGCTTGAGGCAGCCTTTGAGGAAGCATTCCAATTCGACCGTCGTATTATTATTGAAGAAGGCGTCATCGCCAGAGAAATTGAAATAGGCGTTTTAGGAAATGATTACGCTGAGTGTTCTGTAGCGGGTGAAATTGTCCCTAAAAAAGATTTCTATGATTATAAAGCTAAATATGAGGATCAGGACACAGCTTTAATTATACCTGCGGAAATTTCAAGTGAAGAGTATGCAAATCTAAAAGCTATGGCCATTAAAGCATACAAAGCAATTGATTGCTCTGGCTTAGTTAGAGCTGACTTTTTTGTAACAAGGGATGGCAGAGCTCTTATTAATGAAGTAAACACAATGCCGGGCTTTACTCCATATAGCATGTTCCCGCTATTGTGGAAACATACTGGGGTAGAATATCCCGAGTTAATTGAACAGCTTGTAAAACTTGCGCTGGACCGTCATCAAGAAAAACAGAATACCAAATTTACTATATAA
- a CDS encoding DEAD/DEAH box helicase has translation MFSELNLSPSIIKSVNRMGFEEATPIQAKTIPLSLQGKDIIGQAQTGTGKTAAFGIPLIEKLDIKNPNVQGIIIAPTRELAIQVSEELYKIGYDARARVLAVYGGQDIQRQIKALKKNPHIIVGTPGRILDHIKRRTLKLDKVQTLILDEADEMLNMGFIDDIEAILSSVPEERQTLLFSATMPDPIRRIAERFMKNPELVRVKAKEMTVPLIEQYYVKVHEREKFDVLSRLIDVQSPELAIVFGRTKRRVDELANALNLRGYMAEGIHGDLSQAKRLSVLRKFKEGKVDVLVATDVAARGLDISGVTHVYNYDIPQDPESYVHRIGRTGRAGKEGMAITFVSPREMGYLKIVEQTTKKRMNPMRPPTWDEAFEGQQRLSMERISETVKEGNLEEYMTVAKELLSEHDPVEVTAAVLKLLTKEPDKTAVHITEERPLPMKKDRDNNQKSYSRRGKSSSNSHSHNYSNRKPRRSGKRSEGYNK, from the coding sequence ATGTTTTCAGAATTAAATTTAAGTCCCTCTATAATTAAATCAGTTAATAGGATGGGCTTTGAAGAAGCAACACCTATACAGGCAAAAACCATTCCTTTAAGTCTTCAAGGAAAAGACATTATCGGACAGGCACAAACAGGAACAGGAAAAACAGCTGCCTTCGGAATACCACTCATTGAAAAACTGGACATAAAAAATCCTAACGTCCAAGGAATTATTATCGCTCCAACACGTGAGTTGGCTATACAGGTATCAGAGGAACTTTATAAAATAGGCTATGATGCTCGTGCACGAGTGCTTGCTGTTTATGGAGGACAGGATATCCAACGCCAAATCAAAGCATTAAAGAAAAACCCGCATATTATAGTTGGTACCCCTGGACGTATCTTAGACCACATTAAACGCCGTACCCTTAAGTTGGATAAAGTCCAAACATTAATATTAGATGAAGCGGACGAAATGCTGAACATGGGCTTTATTGACGATATTGAGGCTATTCTTTCAAGTGTTCCTGAAGAGCGTCAAACATTGCTTTTCTCAGCAACAATGCCGGACCCTATTCGCAGAATCGCTGAGAGATTCATGAAAAATCCAGAACTAGTACGCGTTAAGGCAAAAGAAATGACTGTTCCTTTGATTGAGCAATATTACGTTAAAGTTCATGAAAGAGAGAAGTTTGACGTTCTATCCAGATTAATTGATGTTCAGTCTCCAGAACTTGCCATTGTGTTCGGAAGAACCAAGAGAAGGGTTGACGAACTAGCAAATGCGCTGAATCTTCGAGGATATATGGCAGAAGGAATCCACGGTGATCTTAGCCAGGCTAAACGCCTTTCTGTCCTTCGTAAATTCAAAGAAGGAAAAGTGGATGTACTTGTTGCAACAGATGTAGCAGCACGTGGATTGGATATTTCGGGTGTTACACATGTATATAACTACGATATTCCACAGGATCCAGAAAGCTATGTTCACCGTATTGGAAGAACCGGCCGTGCTGGTAAAGAAGGTATGGCCATTACATTTGTCAGCCCTCGTGAAATGGGTTACCTAAAGATTGTTGAGCAAACAACCAAGAAGAGAATGAACCCAATGCGTCCGCCAACATGGGATGAAGCGTTTGAAGGACAACAGCGTTTATCCATGGAACGTATTAGTGAGACGGTAAAAGAAGGCAATTTAGAAGAGTATATGACAGTAGCGAAAGAGCTTCTTAGTGAACATGACCCAGTAGAAGTAACAGCAGCTGTTCTAAAACTTCTTACTAAAGAACCGGACAAAACAGCAGTCCACATTACGGAGGAAAGACCACTTCCTATGAAAAAGGATAGAGACAATAATCAAAAGTCTTATTCCAGAAGAGGGAAGTCATCCTCAAATAGTCATAGCCATAATTATTCAAACCGTAAACCAAGAAGATCTGGAAAAAGATCAGAAGGATATAACAAGTAA
- the acpS gene encoding holo-ACP synthase, translating into MIKGIGIDIIEISRIEEMIKKQGKFPERILTSNELDLFQTFSGKRQAEFLAGRYAAKEAFSKAYGTGIGSALSFQDMEIMADKLGKPFFSSPDMRGIHLSITHSREYAAAQVIIEE; encoded by the coding sequence ATGATAAAAGGAATCGGAATCGATATAATAGAAATCAGCAGGATAGAAGAAATGATTAAAAAACAAGGGAAATTCCCTGAAAGAATTCTTACATCGAATGAACTGGATCTTTTCCAAACTTTTAGCGGAAAACGACAGGCTGAATTCTTAGCAGGCAGATATGCAGCAAAAGAGGCTTTTTCGAAAGCATATGGAACGGGAATCGGGAGCGCCCTATCTTTTCAAGATATGGAGATAATGGCCGATAAATTAGGAAAACCATTTTTTAGTAGTCCGGATATGAGAGGCATTCATTTATCCATTACTCATAGCAGGGAATATGCTGCAGCCCAAGTTATTATAGAAGAATAA
- a CDS encoding YqhV family protein, whose translation MFYLFDKAVLVMAILRLISGTIEVTAGLLMLKLNQIDKALIINSSLALVGPVILIATTTIGLMGISDKISFTRIFFILIGIGFILYGVKNH comes from the coding sequence ATGTTCTATTTATTCGATAAAGCTGTTTTGGTTATGGCTATTTTAAGACTTATCTCTGGAACGATTGAAGTTACCGCCGGATTATTAATGTTGAAATTAAACCAAATAGATAAAGCTCTGATTATTAACAGTTCTTTGGCACTGGTAGGCCCGGTAATCTTAATCGCCACCACTACTATAGGGCTGATGGGCATTTCGGATAAAATATCCTTCACCAGGATTTTCTTTATTCTTATAGGAATAGGTTTTATTTTATATGGCGTGAAAAATCACTAA
- a CDS encoding rhomboid family intramembrane serine protease has protein sequence MLVRVENISSFFKWFPASAFFISLQIFFYIILQLPITPHDMIIEKMAGINLYIGKGEYWRLLTPIFLHTNIFHLLFNSLSIFIFGPFAEKALGKFKFVLCFLVCGFSGNAATFLIMPASYFHAGSSGAVFGLTGIYLAAVFIQKNIISFRLKEIIITLITIAPAIIIFQSHINMAAHVFGFLTGFAIGWIIGSRDPSKFILT, from the coding sequence ATGCTGGTTCGTGTTGAAAATATCTCCAGCTTTTTTAAATGGTTTCCGGCTTCTGCCTTTTTTATTAGTCTGCAGATCTTTTTCTATATAATACTTCAATTGCCAATCACTCCACATGATATGATCATTGAAAAAATGGCAGGCATTAATTTATATATTGGAAAAGGAGAGTATTGGCGGCTATTGACGCCAATTTTTCTTCATACAAATATTTTTCATTTACTGTTTAATTCTTTATCTATCTTTATTTTTGGACCATTTGCTGAGAAAGCTCTTGGAAAATTTAAATTTGTCCTCTGCTTTCTAGTATGTGGATTTTCCGGAAATGCCGCAACCTTTCTAATCATGCCTGCCTCCTATTTCCATGCGGGCTCAAGCGGTGCCGTTTTTGGATTGACAGGCATTTATTTAGCAGCCGTTTTTATACAAAAGAATATTATTTCGTTTCGATTGAAAGAGATCATAATCACTCTGATAACCATCGCACCTGCCATCATAATTTTTCAATCCCACATTAATATGGCTGCCCATGTGTTTGGCTTTCTGACTGGATTTGCAATAGGCTGGATTATCGGAAGTCGCGACCCATCTAAGTTTATTTTAACTTAA
- a CDS encoding LysE family translocator yields the protein MSIFLGYILLGLSLAAPIGPINAAQLDKGIKNGFFHAWMVGIGAMIADAIYMALVYLGVVHFLDSAFIKSFLWFFGSFVLLYTGIESIVSANQLIKKDQRSDEKIIKSFTSGFLMSLTNPLTILFWLGIYGSVLAEAASSLETEQFLLYSCAIFIGVAFWDFSMAAAASTFKKHLTPRLLVFISRISGLSLLGFSVYFGLQAIQSL from the coding sequence ATGAGTATATTTTTAGGTTACATACTACTGGGCCTTTCTTTAGCTGCACCCATTGGACCCATTAATGCAGCCCAATTGGACAAGGGCATTAAAAATGGTTTTTTTCATGCCTGGATGGTTGGCATTGGTGCAATGATTGCGGATGCGATTTATATGGCACTTGTTTATCTGGGGGTCGTGCACTTTCTTGATTCAGCTTTTATAAAATCATTCCTTTGGTTCTTTGGAAGCTTTGTATTACTTTATACAGGAATAGAGAGTATCGTGAGTGCGAACCAATTAATAAAGAAAGACCAGCGAAGTGACGAAAAAATAATAAAATCCTTTACTTCCGGGTTTTTAATGTCGCTCACCAACCCTTTAACCATTTTATTTTGGCTTGGGATTTATGGTTCGGTACTTGCAGAAGCAGCCTCATCCTTAGAGACAGAACAGTTTTTGCTTTACAGTTGCGCCATTTTCATTGGTGTTGCCTTTTGGGATTTTTCCATGGCGGCAGCGGCCAGCACTTTCAAAAAACACCTTACTCCGCGTCTGCTTGTTTTTATATCGCGTATTTCCGGACTGTCTCTTCTGGGTTTTAGTGTTTATTTCGGCTTGCAAGCAATCCAATCACTTTAG
- a CDS encoding UDP-N-acetylmuramoyl-tripeptide--D-alanyl-D-alanine ligase, whose translation MINRTIKQVSKMIKAENDLSRFSEIRIEGVCIDSRKVQPGNLYIPLKGRFSDGHQYVEAAINAGASAALWQIDVPNPPEGMPIIMVEDALAALQQLAKSYRDELSIKVVGVTGSNGKTTTKDMVASVLKEKYKVQKTEGNFNNHQGLPLTILSLEEDTQVAVLEMGMSARGEIEFLTKLACPDIAIITNIGEAHLQDLGSREAIAEAKFEIIQGLSEKGLLVYLGDEPLLNQLLRSAQNFRVKTFGKNESNDLYPVSIRQEGHGSIYRVNGIEGNFHIPVLGEYNVLNSLAAIHTALELDLSLEQIQKGLNSMKLTAMRMEMIDGYKGSKIINDAYNASPTSTKAAIRMMEGLDGEKNKILVLGDMLELGEDEKDYHKQVGREIDPEKINYIFTFGELARHITEEARHLFPEGHAEAFMDKGELVKKLKSIVKEDDYILIKASRGMKLEEVVNSILADQKQ comes from the coding sequence ATGATAAATAGAACGATAAAACAAGTGTCAAAAATGATTAAAGCTGAAAATGATCTCAGCCGGTTTTCTGAAATCAGGATTGAAGGAGTTTGTATAGATTCCAGGAAGGTTCAGCCGGGAAATCTTTATATACCGCTGAAAGGGAGATTCTCTGATGGGCATCAATACGTAGAAGCTGCGATAAATGCCGGAGCTTCAGCAGCTCTTTGGCAAATAGATGTCCCAAACCCTCCTGAAGGAATGCCAATTATTATGGTGGAAGATGCACTTGCAGCACTTCAACAGCTTGCTAAGTCATATAGGGACGAGTTATCTATTAAAGTAGTAGGTGTAACCGGAAGTAATGGAAAAACTACTACTAAGGATATGGTCGCATCTGTTCTTAAGGAAAAGTACAAGGTTCAAAAGACGGAAGGGAACTTTAATAACCATCAGGGACTTCCGCTAACTATTCTTTCATTAGAAGAAGATACCCAGGTAGCCGTTCTGGAAATGGGAATGAGTGCCCGCGGAGAAATTGAGTTTCTCACTAAACTTGCCTGCCCTGATATTGCCATCATTACAAATATTGGAGAGGCTCATTTACAGGATCTTGGTTCTCGCGAAGCAATTGCGGAGGCTAAATTTGAAATTATACAAGGCCTTTCTGAAAAGGGGTTATTAGTTTATCTTGGAGATGAGCCTTTATTAAATCAACTTCTCCGTTCTGCACAAAATTTCCGAGTGAAAACCTTTGGGAAGAATGAAAGCAATGACCTGTATCCGGTCTCTATCCGCCAGGAAGGGCATGGAAGTATCTATCGCGTTAATGGCATAGAAGGAAATTTCCATATACCTGTTCTCGGAGAATACAATGTTCTTAATTCATTAGCAGCCATCCATACAGCATTAGAGCTTGACCTTAGCCTGGAACAAATCCAAAAAGGATTAAACTCAATGAAGCTAACTGCCATGAGAATGGAAATGATAGATGGGTACAAGGGTTCAAAAATCATTAATGATGCTTATAACGCCAGTCCTACTTCAACAAAAGCTGCTATTCGTATGATGGAGGGGCTGGATGGTGAAAAAAATAAAATATTAGTCTTAGGGGATATGCTTGAGCTTGGAGAAGACGAGAAAGATTATCATAAACAAGTTGGACGAGAAATAGACCCTGAAAAAATTAATTATATCTTTACATTTGGAGAACTTGCCCGTCATATTACTGAAGAAGCCCGCCATTTATTTCCTGAAGGCCATGCCGAGGCTTTTATGGATAAAGGTGAGCTTGTAAAGAAATTAAAATCTATAGTAAAAGAAGATGACTATATTTTAATTAAAGCATCAAGAGGCATGAAGCTTGAGGAAGTTGTGAATTCCATTCTTGCTGATCAAAAGCAGTAA